The window TTAAGTAATAATGATTACTATGCGGGTGAtctgatattaaaaaatattattaacaagGGATTGTTGGATAATAATGTAGCTGCAGACATCACTGCAAGTACTCTTTGTGAATTgatgtatatttttgtcGAATCACGTGCAAAGATTAATTTTGATTCTGCAATATTATTGGGCTTACTTTACTTTGATAAGCTGTGCGAAACTCATTCTGAGATGGGTGCCATAGTAAGGCCGTGGTTAACAAAAATGGCTTCTTTGGATATATCACGATTTCAAGAGGTtgtcaaaaataaattgccTCCAGAAGTACGGGAAAGAATGAAACAGATAATTAAAGATGGTATAAGTAAGccagatgaagatgaaaaggacaaaattcaattaaaaTCGTTTACATGATTCAGTAGTATATCTTTTTCcgtattttatttccatttaACATTCCCATATGTTGTATTGTATAATTAATGAATTTAATGTATAATAcaaaatttaacaaaaagattttaattGGCTGGTCttataattttgaattGTGTCCGCGATGATCTTTCGGTTTGGTTAatcaagaaagaaagaaaaaaaaaaaaaaaaacttccgaattttttttatttatttttatttttttatttttttcttatttatctgattttttttgttttcatctAAAGAAAATTCTAATTGGATACGAAAATTaagatttcaaaaaaattttttttttttcttaacgaaaaaaaacaaaaaaaaaaaaaaaaaaaaaaggaaaaaagaaaatatgaGCATTAGAACAACTGTTAGCGGTTTGTTGGGCATAGGAGTTGGTACAGGTATTGcttcctttttttggaaTGGTAGTAGTAACAGTGGTGGTACACCTACATCTACCGAAACACCCGTTAGTAGTGGAAACCTACCAAGTCAGCCATTGCCAAATGATAAGTTGAGACTAGTTGGTTCTAACGTTGATCCATCAAGCTTTTTCCAGTATGGATTTCCAGGTCCCATTCATGATTTGCAAAACAGAGGAGAGTTTATTTCTTGTTACGATCGTTGTAAGAGAAATCCGTATTGGGTTCTTGAACATGTTACATCAGAATCTATAAGTGTTTCTAATGCTGACCGTAAAAATTCAGTATTCAAAGAAGATGAACAAATCCCAGAAATTTTCAGAGGGAAATTAAAGGATTATTTTAGATCTGGGTACGATAGAGGACATCAAGCGCCAGCTGCTGACGCTAAATATGATCAGAAAGCAATGAATGAAACCTTTTACTTGACCAATATGTGCCCACAAGTTGGTGATGGTTTTAATAGGGATTATTGGGCACATTTAGAGTATTTTTGTCGTCAATTGACTAGTAGTTATGACAGTGTTCGTATCGTTACTGGACCATTATATTTGCCTAAATTGGACCCAATCGACggaaaatataaagttaCTTATGAGGTAATTGGAAATCCACCAAATATTGCTGTTCCaacacatttttttaaattgattGTTGCAGAGTCGcctaaaaaacaaacaaacaatgATAACATATCCGTAGCCGCATTTGTTTTACCAAATGCCCCTATTCCAAATGAGACAAAATTAACTGATTTTGAAGTTCCAGTTGAAGCTTTGGAGAGAAGCTCTGGTTTACAATTTTTGACCAAAGTTcctgaaaaaaagaagaaagaattATGTAAAGAAGTTAAATGTCAGATTGTTGTTAGAGAATTTCAAAAAGCCCTACCCAAACCAAGTAAGCCATTATCTTTACCTTCGCCTAAAGGCATTTGATAATATAGCCGGTTTCATCtaatgttttatatatatttttatatgtaatcctgttaatatttaactggcaaaaaaggaaaaaaaaaaaaaaaaaaaaaaaacacagtATGCGTGCTTGTAATATAAgaatgatattttatttttattttttttattttttcctccGGTTAATTGCAATgtaagtatatatataatacacattaaatatcattaaaaaaaaaaaaaaattaaatctcCTCGGGTAACAATGCAAAGTTGGTCAATTCCCTAATAGTCCACCTTTCTAAAGTTCTACTTTCATGTTCTATAGCAGCGTTTTGTATTAAACGTAAAATAGGGACTcggtttttattattaattaacaAAACATTCTCTAACAGCGAATGATCTGTGCCAAATGGATTTTTGGTTATTGTATCTTCTAATGCATATTCATTGAgtataatttctttttttggattcAACTTAGATTGAGATAAAACATAGTTCCATCTAAGTAGTTGTAAAAAAGAATCATTTTTGTCATTGAGCGTATGTTTGGTAGCGTTATATCTAATCgattttccttttgttttaattatgTAGTCAAAATATATGGTTGATATTTTactataaaaattttcGTTAATTAAACCATTTAAATTTTGCCATTTAGCACAAAGATCCAATAGTTGATTGACAGTATTAAAGGCCCAAATTCTATCACCATTATCGTCAAGTGAGACGTGTTTTTGCTGTTCATATATAACGTTTAAACAAGCTTTAATAAGTAATGGAAAAACTGTAGGGAAATATTCATGTTTTTCATAAAGTTCAAGGTTCTTGGTGATTTTTTCAAACATGTAGATAGCTTCTTTGATCTTAACCACtttactattaatattCTTCGTTGATACAGTATTCgttatttcattttctgaTCTCATATTGTTGTCAGTAGAATACAACAAGTGATGGACTAAAACGCCCAGATCACTTGGAGATAATCGGCCTCTAGTATTaacaattttctttaataattcatcGACAGCTGCTGCATCATTAAAACTGATGTGTAACATCAACAAACTGctgtaaaattttttaatcaaagTATTATCAGTTGTTTGTTTCAAACCATCTATAATTGGAGCAGCTAAGTCCAAGTTATTTGATTGAGAGgcaaattttaaaagctGCTTTAATATTAGTAGTGAGCTGATTGAATAATTTGTAGGTAATTTGCGAATAATACGATGAATATGTTCATCTATGACGCCAGTGGGGTCTTTTAatctattatttataagtatttttaaaactttacTGATGACTACGGGATCATGCTTATTTAAGTTTTTATCAGaataaaagttttcaattttgctccaattttgaataacgccgttaatatttttagttcCACAATCTATTTTGATTAGAGTATagatataatttaaatattttgtagTTGATTTGTCCTTAAATACTGGTAAAATATGATTGGCAACCCTTTTAATGTAGACTGGATTAACGTTGCTTCCACTTTTTAAGGTGAAAAGAATAGAAAAAATTCTGTGGCAAGCATCATCATTAAGTAGAGATAATTGAGgatattttttggaataatttattatgaaattaattatGGCAACTTGGTAGGAGGGTAATTTGAGGCTTAAAAATTGAGGTATTAACTTTTGAGTTAAATATACCGGATCAATTAAATCCGAATCAATCTTGAAAGCAATTTTAACGACTTTAAAAGCAAACAAATAGTCATTAAACTTCAATATTGTATCATCAACGAGCCATTGTAAGATTTTCCTTTGCGTAGTACCATCACTACTGTTGCTTTTCTTGAATAATTCTTTGTAATTGAATATcgtattgaaaaatttatttattaaggAAATGTCATGAATATTGTATAGTACTTGTagtttaataaattcattAAATTTGACTGAATGTTCGATATTTTGTTGGATTTGTGAGATAAGCTGATTATTAGTAGTGGCAGTATCATCAGGAAATGTTTTTACCAGTTCtggtaaaatatttgtttttataatggTATAATCGCTGTTTTTAATAGActgaaataaatttaaaaagtgttgggttttttgttcaattaGAGAAGTAAGGTTGATGTCACTGCTGGAAGAAACGGtagtataaaaatattgatttgAAATAATTGGAAATAGTACAAATGGATGAAAAGAActaaatttgtttattttatatctggttaaaaaagcattttttaatcttaaCATTATTCGATTTGTATTTTAGAACACGTTGCTTAACCacttttcctttcttttttttttattatagcAGGAATTACATAGAAAtggaaagagaaaagaaaagaaaaaaaaaaaaatttatatttaattgagaggttttttttttttttcttttttttttttttatgtattttGGGTTACCCGGGTATTTTTATGCATCAAAACTGAATGGGGAGATAATCACACGGCTTCAATTTGTTCAATGTAAACATCAACACTACTACAATTGGTACAAACCCCCCATTCCAAAACTTTACAAacacaataataacaatattgtGATTTGCAACATTCTACGCGACATGCATTAAAAGGTACATCCATGCATAGTAGGCAAGTCACGcaagttgttgttgtttttgatgTTGTTATGGTTTTCTTTGTAGTCGAATATTGCCTCTTCTTGATAAATTTTACTAGAACGTCACTTATTAAATCAGTACTAAACAATTCCATTATATTATCTAATAAAAACTGAGTGGATTGGAAATCTAAACTGTATAAGGCTATCATATCATAAAAATCTTGTTTTGAAGTGTTTACTTTACATTGGATCCCAAATATTCTGTCGTATATTGTTAGATAGGCATAATTTTTGACCGAAATCaatttaacaaaattactaaaatcaatgattttaaatatagttaataatagtttaattaatttgtgtgtagtaatggtaataacagaggaagaagaggtATTACTATTGTAGTAGCATTTAGATAATTTTCTAATGGAATAGGTACTTAATATCATTGAACAATATAATTTCCATTTACTTGAGTTTGTAAATTCAACACCACACATTTCCGAGCCACTTGTTGATATACTGTTTTCGGTGGTAGATGTGGtggtaaaataatatattactgtttttaacaataacTTACATTCATCgattatattattgttgcaTCTAACCGGTATATTGTAAAttgaattataaaataaactttcTAGTTTATCGTATATAGCATTATCCATAGATAAAGtatctattttattaactGATATTgacatttttcttttttggtttttttttttgtatttatcaataagattatttgatttaaagcaagatattaaatttttgaattgtATGATTTAGTTTTTATGGCTCTTTTGTAAGTTGCTGTAGTTGCAAAAGTAGCGGAAGGGAAGGCGAAAAGGGCTGCGGACATTTCCTTCGGAtaagtttaataaaaaaggattgttaatttatttcACGTGCTTTGTTTGATTCGTTTATTTCCCTTTTGACCGTGtgtgtgtttttttttttctttttttccttttgctttttccttttgctttttccttttttcctttttctttttcttgttaaTCCCTTGtggtattttttaatacccTTGTGTTTCTCCTTTGGTTGTGCGTGtgtatttttgtttttcctcTCCCTTTCTTTCTCCCCCACAGAAATTcaaaattcattttttttttttccggAGAATGTTAAATCCGATAATCgcattaaaataaaataaaatagttaAATTAAACAATGAATTTGAGAAAGTAGacaaaacaattaaaaaaatatcgcTTGTTGGTTGTGCGTGGGATAATcacaaatattaatataataaaaattgtgaTCAAGAAACATGCAGGTAGCCAGTAAAAGGGgggaaaggaaaaagacaAGAACAAAAGCAAGATGATGAGctcaattattttattttcttttcttttattttcttttaaataaaaataaataatctaTTATTTCATCACTATATAACTGTATACCCTCCTCTCCATTGcctatattaataatataatgtACACTAGTTCAAATCAAATCTTCATACATATCTCTTAAGCAAATTTATAAAGCCTACCTCTCTTCCTTTTCCCTCCCACTCCCTCTTCCTCCCCCcttgaagaaaaagacaTCTCCAGCATGTCTTGCATCATCGATAAGGAGAATACTACCGCTAAAAATACCACCAGCATTTCTGCTAATCACTCCATCCAAAATCTCCCCAGAAAGCTTTCaattacaacaacaaccttCAAAAGTCCCCTCAAGAATAACACTACTGAAATTCAGTGTGACAACGAAGATGACGAAAACGATAACAGCCATCACCATGATAAAAAACCCAAGCCATTGAAATCTTGTATCAGAtgtagaaaaaataaaataaaatgtgATTCCATTGTGAAAAGACCAGGCCCTTGTTCTAGTtgcctaaaaaaaaatttaaaatgtGAATTGGATTATGTTGTGAAACCACAGAGAGgtaaagaattaaaagGTTTATATGATAATTTACAtttgattaaaaatttactCAAAGATACCATAGATTATCAATCTAATACTTTCATGTTTTTATCCAAATTTGGTAGTACTGATATTAATGCTTCTAGTATTAATACTAACACCACCATTACTACAAATATACACACAAAATtcattaaattaaaattaccACATTCCACGGACAGTATTAGTAC is drawn from Saccharomycodes ludwigii strain NBRC 1722 chromosome V, whole genome shotgun sequence and contains these coding sequences:
- the CBP1 gene encoding Cbp1p (similar to Saccharomyces cerevisiae YJL209W | CBP1 | Cytochrome B mRNA Processing); this encodes MLRLKNAFLTRYKINKFSSFHPFVLFPIISNQYFYTTVSSSSDINLTSLIEQKTQHFLNLFQSIKNSDYTIIKTNILPELVKTFPDDTATTNNQLISQIQQNIEHSVKFNEFIKLQVLYNIHDISLINKFFNTIFNYKELFKKSNSSDGTTQRKILQWLVDDTILKFNDYLFAFKVVKIAFKIDSDLIDPVYLTQKLIPQFLSLKLPSYQVAIINFIINYSKKYPQLSLLNDDACHRIFSILFTLKSGSNVNPVYIKRVANHILPVFKDKSTTKYLNYIYTLIKIDCGTKNINGVIQNWSKIENFYSDKNLNKHDPVVISKVLKILINNRLKDPTGVIDEHIHRIIRKLPTNYSISSLLILKQLLKFASQSNNLDLAAPIIDGLKQTTDNTLIKKFYSSLLMLHISFNDAAAVDELLKKIVNTRGRLSPSDLGVLVHHLLYSTDNNMRSENEITNTVSTKNINSKVVKIKEAIYMFEKITKNLELYEKHEYFPTVFPLLIKACLNVIYEQQKHVSLDDNGDRIWAFNTVNQLLDLCAKWQNLNGLINENFYSKISTIYFDYIIKTKGKSIRYNATKHTLNDKNDSFLQLLRWNYVLSQSKLNPKKEIILNEYALEDTITKNPFGTDHSLLENVLLINNKNRVPILRLIQNAAIEHESRTLERWTIRELTNFALLPEEI
- the NUC1 gene encoding ribonuclease (similar to Saccharomyces cerevisiae YJL208C | NUC1 | NUClease), whose translation is MSIRTTVSGLLGIGVGTGIASFFWNGSSNSGGTPTSTETPVSSGNLPSQPLPNDKLRLVGSNVDPSSFFQYGFPGPIHDLQNRGEFISCYDRCKRNPYWVLEHVTSESISVSNADRKNSVFKEDEQIPEIFRGKLKDYFRSGYDRGHQAPAADAKYDQKAMNETFYLTNMCPQVGDGFNRDYWAHLEYFCRQLTSSYDSVRIVTGPLYLPKLDPIDGKYKVTYEVIGNPPNIAVPTHFFKLIVAESPKKQTNNDNISVAAFVLPNAPIPNETKLTDFEVPVEALERSSGLQFLTKVPEKKKKELCKEVKCQIVVREFQKALPKPSKPLSLPSPKGI
- the PEX2 gene encoding ubiquitin-protein ligase peroxin 2 (similar to Saccharomyces cerevisiae YJL210W | PEX2 | PEroXin); protein product: MSISVNKIDTLSMDNAIYDKLESLFYNSIYNIPVRCNNNIIDECKLLLKTVIYYFTTTSTTENSISTSGSEMCGVEFTNSSKWKLYCSMILSTYSIRKLSKCYYNSNTSSSSVITITTHKLIKLLLTIFKIIDFSNFVKLISVKNYAYLTIYDRIFGIQCKVNTSKQDFYDMIALYSLDFQSTQFLLDNIMELFSTDLISDVLVKFIKKRQYSTTKKTITTSKTTTTCVTCLLCMDVPFNACRVECCKSQYCYYCVCKVLEWGVCTNCSSVDVYIEQIEAV